From the Kitasatospora viridis genome, one window contains:
- the panD gene encoding aspartate 1-decarboxylase, with protein MLRTMFKSKIHRATVTQADLHYVGSVTVDEDLLDAADILAGELVHIVDINNGARLETYTIAGPRGTGVIGINGAAARLVHPGDLVILIAYGQMDTAEARSYQPKVVFVDAENRITGTGADPAEALPGTETLRGDAVHTR; from the coding sequence ATGCTCCGCACCATGTTCAAGTCCAAGATCCACCGCGCCACGGTGACCCAGGCCGACCTGCACTACGTCGGCTCGGTGACCGTCGACGAGGACCTGCTGGACGCCGCCGACATCCTGGCCGGCGAGCTGGTCCACATCGTCGACATCAACAACGGCGCCCGGCTGGAGACCTACACCATCGCCGGGCCCCGCGGCACCGGTGTGATAGGCATCAACGGCGCCGCCGCCCGGCTGGTGCACCCCGGCGACCTGGTGATCCTGATCGCCTACGGGCAGATGGACACCGCCGAGGCCAGGTCGTACCAGCCCAAGGTGGTCTTCGTGGACGCCGAGAACCGGATCACCGGCACCGGCGCCGACCCGGCCGAGGCGCTGCCGGGCACCGAGACGCTGCGCGGCGACGCCGTGCACACCCGCTAG